In Brevundimonas sp. SGAir0440, one DNA window encodes the following:
- a CDS encoding electron transfer flavoprotein subunit beta/FixA family protein has protein sequence MKVLVPVKRVIDYNVKARVKADQSGVDLANVKMSMNPFDEIAVEEAVRLKEGKEHHAAGTATEIVVVSIGVTQAQETIRTALAMGADRGVLIQSDTDLEPLAVAKLLKAVVEEEKPDLVLMGKQSIDGDNNAVGQMLAALLDWPQATFAGKLAINGGKATVTREVDGGLQTIAAELPAVVTVDLRLNTPRYASLPNIMKAKKKEIAMKAAADYGVDVADRLKVIKVTEPPKRSAGVKVADAAELVSKLKSAGAL, from the coding sequence ATGAAGGTACTCGTCCCCGTCAAACGGGTGATCGACTATAACGTCAAGGCCCGCGTCAAGGCGGATCAGTCGGGCGTCGATCTGGCCAACGTCAAGATGAGCATGAACCCCTTCGACGAGATCGCTGTCGAAGAGGCGGTTCGTCTGAAGGAAGGCAAGGAACACCATGCCGCCGGCACCGCGACGGAAATCGTCGTGGTCTCCATCGGCGTCACCCAGGCGCAGGAAACCATCCGCACGGCGCTGGCCATGGGCGCGGATCGGGGCGTGCTGATCCAGTCGGATACGGACCTGGAGCCGCTGGCGGTCGCCAAGCTGCTGAAGGCGGTGGTCGAGGAAGAAAAGCCCGACCTGGTCCTGATGGGCAAACAGTCGATCGACGGTGACAACAACGCGGTCGGCCAGATGCTGGCCGCCCTGCTGGACTGGCCCCAGGCGACCTTCGCCGGGAAACTGGCGATCAACGGCGGAAAAGCCACGGTCACGCGCGAGGTCGATGGTGGTCTGCAGACGATCGCCGCCGAACTGCCGGCGGTGGTGACGGTGGACCTGCGGCTGAACACGCCGCGGTACGCCTCCCTGCCGAACATCATGAAGGCCAAGAAGAAGGAGATCGCCATGAAGGCGGCCGCCGACTACGGCGTCGATGTCGCCGACCGCCTGAAGGTCATCAAGGTCACCGAGCCGCCCAAGCGGTCGGCCGGCGTCAAGGTGGCCGATGCGGCCGAACTGGTTTCCAAGCTCAAGTCTGCGGGAGCGCTGTAA
- a CDS encoding cob(I)yrinic acid a,c-diamide adenosyltransferase, with protein sequence MVTLNKIYTRTGDDGRTRLASGAPVSKSDARVEAYGAVDELNAVIGVARLNSGQNDRIDAMLGRIQNELFDLGADLATPLDPPPAWEALRIVESQVARLEQEIDWMNESLKALDSFILPGGAPLSAHLHVARTVCRRAEREAVRLIENGETVNVEAVKYLNRLSDHLFVAARRANANGASDIKWKPGATR encoded by the coding sequence ATGGTGACTCTGAACAAGATCTACACCCGCACGGGCGATGACGGTCGCACGCGGCTGGCGTCCGGCGCGCCGGTGTCCAAGAGCGATGCCCGGGTCGAGGCCTATGGCGCGGTGGATGAGCTGAACGCGGTGATCGGAGTCGCCCGGCTGAACAGCGGTCAGAACGACCGGATCGACGCCATGCTGGGCCGGATCCAGAATGAGCTGTTCGACCTGGGCGCCGATCTGGCCACGCCTCTGGACCCGCCGCCAGCCTGGGAAGCCTTGCGCATCGTCGAGAGCCAGGTTGCGCGGCTGGAGCAGGAAATCGACTGGATGAACGAGAGCCTGAAGGCGCTCGACAGCTTCATCCTGCCGGGCGGTGCGCCCTTGTCGGCCCATCTGCATGTCGCGCGCACCGTCTGCCGACGGGCCGAACGCGAGGCGGTGCGTCTGATCGAAAACGGCGAGACCGTGAACGTCGAGGCGGTCAAATATCTGAACCGCCTGTCCGACCATCTGTTCGTCGCTGCTCGACGCGCCAACGCCAACGGCGCCAGCGACATCAAATGGAAGCCCGGCGCGACCCGCTAG
- a CDS encoding twin transmembrane helix small protein, which translates to MQIFDILIILAILAVTITLGFGLYSLFRGGEYARSHSNKLMRLRVGLQAVAVILLVVGMLWKATQGA; encoded by the coding sequence ATGCAGATTTTCGACATTCTGATCATCCTCGCGATCCTGGCCGTGACGATCACCCTGGGCTTCGGCCTCTATTCGCTGTTCCGGGGCGGAGAGTATGCGCGCAGCCATTCCAACAAGCTGATGCGGCTGCGCGTCGGGCTTCAGGCGGTCGCCGTCATCCTGCTGGTCGTCGGCATGTTGTGGAAGGCGACGCAGGGGGCCTGA
- the polA gene encoding DNA polymerase I, whose amino-acid sequence MTETTAPENPETERPMTQDGPALRLWMIDASAYIFRAYHALPPLTRKSDGLPVGAVQGYCNMLWKLLKDMKGADGPTHLVAIFDHSEKTFRNTLYDQYKAHRPPPPEDLVPQFPLVREATAAFGVHCVELPGYEADDLIATYACKARDAGGEAVIVSSDKDLMQLIGGGVVMWDPMKDRRLAEPEVFEKFGVGPEKMVDLQALIGDSVDNVPGAPGIGPKTAAQLLDEYGDLDTLLANAGEIKQPKRRQTLIDFADQIRLSRELVRLTCDAPAPEAIEDFAVRDPDPAILSAFLETMEFRSLQRRVGDGKAGPSDVSAFAPKRAPNLNAPVATPRYGQVVEGPAEVQTFDHAAYECVQTEEALDRWIARATEVGVVGFDTETDTLSATHAGLCGVSLAVGPNEACYIPLTHEHEPQAGEGGLFGEAGEAPEPIHQLDKPTTLAKLKTLLEDPSVLKVLQNAKYDIAVMARRGIRVAPYDDTMLMSYVLEGGLHGHGMDELARLHLGHEPIPFKSVAGTGKSQKSFKHVALKPASEYAAEDADVTLRLWRILKPRLAREGLSTVYETLERSMPTVLADMELNGVRIDPDRLKRLSSEFGLRMAELEAQAHEIAGRPFNIGSPRQIGEILFGELNLPGGKKTASGQWGTDASVLEELALSHDLPRTILDWRQLSKLKGTYTDALTAAADPKTDRVHTSYQLAAATTGRLASSDPNLQNIPIRTETGREIRQAFIAAPGNVLISADYSQIELRLLAHIGDIPELKRAFKAGLDIHAATASEMFGVPVEGMPSETRRRAKAINFGIVYGISAFGLANQLGIDQGEAGAYIKTYFERFPGIRAYMDKTKAEVRQTGFVSTVFGRRIHIPAIHSKSGAERQFGERAAINAPIQGAAADIIRRAMIRMPAALTEAGLATRMLLQVHDELVFEAPEAEAERAIAVIKRVMENASDPAVALTVPLVVDARAASNWDAAH is encoded by the coding sequence ATGACCGAGACGACCGCGCCCGAAAATCCAGAGACCGAACGCCCGATGACGCAGGACGGCCCTGCGCTGCGGCTGTGGATGATCGACGCCTCGGCCTACATCTTTCGCGCCTATCATGCCCTGCCGCCTCTGACGCGCAAGTCCGACGGCCTGCCGGTCGGCGCGGTCCAGGGCTACTGCAACATGTTGTGGAAGCTGCTGAAGGACATGAAGGGCGCGGATGGCCCGACCCATCTGGTGGCCATCTTCGACCACTCGGAAAAGACGTTCCGCAACACCCTGTACGATCAGTACAAGGCCCATCGCCCGCCGCCGCCCGAGGATCTGGTCCCGCAGTTTCCGCTGGTGCGCGAGGCGACGGCGGCGTTCGGTGTGCATTGCGTCGAACTGCCCGGCTATGAGGCCGACGACCTGATCGCCACCTACGCCTGCAAGGCGCGAGATGCGGGCGGTGAGGCGGTGATCGTCTCGTCGGACAAGGATCTGATGCAGCTGATCGGCGGCGGCGTGGTGATGTGGGATCCGATGAAGGACCGGCGTCTGGCCGAGCCTGAGGTCTTCGAAAAGTTCGGCGTCGGCCCCGAGAAGATGGTCGATCTGCAGGCCCTGATCGGCGACAGCGTCGACAACGTCCCCGGCGCGCCAGGCATCGGACCGAAGACGGCGGCGCAGCTGCTGGACGAATACGGCGATCTGGACACCCTGCTGGCCAACGCCGGCGAGATCAAACAGCCAAAGCGCCGCCAGACTCTGATCGACTTCGCCGACCAGATTCGTCTGTCGCGCGAACTGGTGCGACTGACCTGCGATGCGCCGGCGCCTGAGGCGATCGAGGATTTCGCCGTGCGCGATCCCGATCCCGCGATCCTGTCGGCCTTTTTGGAGACGATGGAGTTCCGCTCGCTTCAGCGCCGCGTCGGCGACGGCAAGGCCGGGCCCAGCGACGTTTCCGCCTTTGCGCCCAAACGCGCGCCGAACCTGAACGCGCCGGTCGCCACCCCTCGCTACGGCCAGGTCGTCGAAGGCCCCGCCGAGGTTCAGACCTTCGATCACGCGGCCTACGAATGCGTCCAGACCGAGGAGGCGCTGGATCGCTGGATCGCGCGCGCGACCGAGGTCGGCGTTGTCGGCTTCGACACTGAGACGGATACGCTGTCGGCGACCCATGCGGGCCTGTGCGGCGTGTCGCTGGCGGTGGGGCCGAACGAGGCCTGCTACATCCCCCTAACGCACGAGCACGAGCCGCAGGCCGGCGAGGGCGGCTTGTTTGGCGAAGCGGGCGAGGCGCCCGAGCCGATCCATCAGCTGGACAAGCCCACGACCCTGGCCAAGCTGAAGACGTTGCTGGAAGACCCGTCGGTCCTGAAGGTGCTTCAGAACGCCAAATACGACATCGCCGTCATGGCGCGTCGGGGCATCCGCGTCGCGCCCTATGACGACACGATGCTGATGTCCTATGTACTGGAGGGCGGGCTTCACGGGCACGGCATGGACGAGTTGGCGCGCCTGCACCTGGGTCACGAGCCGATTCCGTTCAAGAGCGTGGCGGGGACCGGCAAGAGCCAGAAATCCTTCAAGCACGTCGCGCTGAAGCCGGCCTCGGAATATGCCGCCGAGGATGCGGATGTGACCCTGCGGCTTTGGCGGATCCTGAAACCCCGGCTGGCGCGTGAGGGCCTGTCCACCGTTTATGAGACGTTGGAACGCAGCATGCCGACGGTGCTGGCGGACATGGAGCTGAACGGGGTTCGCATCGACCCCGACCGGCTGAAGCGGCTGTCCAGCGAGTTCGGCCTGCGCATGGCCGAGCTGGAGGCCCAGGCTCATGAGATCGCCGGGCGGCCCTTCAATATCGGCTCGCCGCGCCAGATCGGCGAGATTCTGTTCGGCGAACTGAACCTGCCGGGCGGCAAGAAGACCGCCTCAGGGCAGTGGGGCACCGACGCCAGCGTGCTGGAGGAGTTGGCGCTCAGCCACGATCTGCCGCGCACGATCCTGGACTGGCGCCAGCTGTCCAAGCTGAAGGGCACCTATACCGACGCCCTGACCGCCGCCGCCGACCCCAAGACCGACCGGGTGCACACAAGCTATCAACTGGCCGCCGCCACCACGGGTCGTCTAGCGTCCAGCGATCCCAATCTGCAGAATATCCCGATCCGCACCGAGACAGGCCGCGAAATTCGCCAGGCCTTCATCGCCGCGCCCGGCAATGTCCTGATCAGCGCCGACTACAGCCAGATCGAGCTGCGCCTTCTGGCCCATATCGGCGACATCCCCGAGCTGAAGCGCGCCTTCAAGGCGGGACTGGATATTCACGCGGCGACGGCGTCCGAGATGTTCGGCGTGCCGGTCGAGGGCATGCCGTCCGAGACCCGCCGGCGCGCCAAGGCGATCAACTTCGGCATCGTCTACGGCATTTCGGCCTTCGGCCTGGCCAACCAGCTGGGCATCGATCAGGGCGAGGCGGGGGCCTATATCAAGACCTATTTCGAACGATTCCCCGGCATCCGCGCCTATATGGACAAGACCAAGGCCGAGGTGCGCCAGACCGGCTTCGTCTCGACCGTCTTCGGCCGCCGCATCCACATCCCGGCCATCCACTCCAAGTCCGGCGCCGAGCGCCAGTTCGGCGAGCGCGCCGCCATCAACGCCCCGATCCAGGGCGCGGCCGCCGACATCATCCGCCGCGCCATGATCCGCATGCCCGCCGCCCTGACCGAAGCGGGCCTTGCTACGCGCATGCTGCTTCAGGTCCACGACGAACTGGTGTTCGAGGCGCCGGAAGCCGAGGCCGAGCGCGCCATCGCCGTCATCAAACGCGTGATGGAAAATGCGTCAGATCCAGCGGTCGCCCTGACCGTGCCGCTGGTGGTGGATGCCCGCGCGGCGTCGAATTGGGACGCAGCGCACTAG
- a CDS encoding DUF6655 family protein has translation MTARTAALLTVAAVVLSACASTTESNTGRTATEQLLLARASDRAVEGLVLPLPTGASVFIDDAYFQGEGTRYAVSAIRGAISDAGFSLARNKDEANAVFEIRAGALSLEQMRRVFGIPEMRIPINETFNVVSLPELSVYSHRDRVGVAEFSGFLYEAKTGAPLGAVMPMIGTYRIRSHKAFMVVSWGQQQAQPGQRDPGSSWTEF, from the coding sequence ATGACGGCGCGGACGGCGGCTCTGCTGACGGTTGCGGCGGTCGTGCTGTCGGCCTGCGCCTCGACCACCGAAAGCAACACCGGCCGCACGGCGACGGAGCAGCTGCTCTTGGCGCGCGCCTCGGACCGGGCGGTCGAGGGGCTGGTCCTGCCGCTGCCGACGGGCGCTTCGGTCTTCATCGACGACGCCTATTTCCAGGGCGAGGGCACCCGCTACGCCGTCAGCGCGATCCGCGGCGCGATCTCGGACGCCGGTTTCAGCCTGGCCCGCAACAAGGACGAGGCGAACGCCGTGTTCGAAATCCGCGCCGGCGCCCTGTCGCTGGAGCAGATGCGGCGCGTCTTCGGCATTCCCGAGATGCGGATCCCGATCAACGAGACCTTCAACGTCGTCTCCCTGCCGGAACTGTCGGTCTACAGCCACCGGGACCGGGTCGGGGTCGCCGAGTTTTCCGGCTTCCTCTACGAAGCCAAGACCGGTGCGCCGCTGGGCGCCGTCATGCCGATGATCGGCACCTATCGCATCCGCAGCCACAAGGCCTTCATGGTCGTGTCCTGGGGCCAGCAGCAGGCCCAGCCGGGTCAACGCGATCCGGGATCGAGCTGGACTGAATTCTGA
- a CDS encoding VOC family protein has product MRYLHTMVRVKDIDASLHFYCDLLGLQEVRRTENEAGRFTLVFLAAPKNLEQSAAERCPEVELTFNWDPEEYQGGRNFGHLAYKVDDIYAACQKLMDGGVTINRPPRDGHMAFVRSPDGISIELLQEGAPLAPAEPWASMPNVGAW; this is encoded by the coding sequence TTGCGCTATCTGCACACCATGGTCCGGGTAAAGGACATCGACGCCTCGCTGCACTTCTATTGCGACCTTCTGGGTCTGCAGGAGGTGCGCCGCACCGAGAACGAGGCGGGTCGGTTCACGCTCGTGTTTCTTGCCGCGCCCAAAAATCTGGAACAGTCGGCGGCGGAACGCTGCCCCGAGGTCGAGCTGACCTTCAACTGGGATCCGGAAGAATATCAGGGTGGCCGCAACTTCGGTCACCTGGCTTATAAGGTCGATGACATCTACGCCGCCTGCCAGAAGCTGATGGACGGCGGTGTGACGATCAACCGTCCGCCGCGCGACGGCCACATGGCTTTCGTCCGCTCGCCCGACGGCATCTCCATCGAACTGCTTCAGGAAGGCGCGCCGCTGGCGCCGGCCGAGCCTTGGGCCTCCATGCCGAACGTCGGCGCCTGGTGA
- a CDS encoding zinc-finger domain-containing protein codes for MPPRHSDAIIPPPEEIVVSTKRVACDGGGGALGHPLVYMDMGEDDFIECGYCDRRFVLSAHAHDENEYLSPAARAPEAH; via the coding sequence ATGCCTCCCCGCCATTCCGACGCCATCATCCCGCCGCCCGAAGAGATCGTCGTCTCGACCAAACGCGTGGCCTGCGACGGCGGCGGCGGGGCGCTGGGGCATCCGCTGGTCTATATGGACATGGGCGAGGACGACTTCATCGAGTGCGGCTATTGCGACCGGCGTTTCGTCCTGTCGGCCCACGCCCACGACGAGAACGAATATCTGAGCCCCGCGGCCCGCGCACCCGAGGCCCACTGA
- a CDS encoding ABC transporter ATP-binding protein, producing MSETPALPDNAIEVRGLKKTYAGSKKAAPKTALRGVDLVIPRGSVFGLLGPNGAGKSTLINILAGVVKKSEGSVTIWGRDIDKEPRDAAAALGVVPQEIVADVFFTPRESLEVQAGFYGVPKDERRSDELLAALGLSDKANAYVRALSGGMKRRLMVAKALVHNPPILILDEPTAGVDVELRRQLWAYVRRINEEGVTIVLTTHYLEEAQELCDTIAIVNRGEVVACEPTPQLLRRLDSRNVVVTPETPQATPPVLAGFEVTPRPGGAFAVAYKKGQSSVEQVINAVRAAGVTIADITTEDPDLEDVFLALTYGDASRVDPTRD from the coding sequence ATGTCTGAGACCCCTGCCCTGCCCGACAACGCCATCGAGGTGCGGGGACTGAAGAAGACCTATGCCGGGTCCAAGAAGGCTGCCCCCAAGACGGCCCTGCGCGGCGTCGATCTGGTCATTCCGCGCGGCTCGGTTTTCGGCCTGCTGGGCCCGAACGGCGCCGGCAAGTCGACCCTGATCAACATCCTGGCCGGGGTGGTGAAGAAGTCCGAAGGCTCGGTGACCATCTGGGGCCGGGACATCGACAAGGAGCCGCGCGACGCCGCCGCCGCTCTAGGTGTTGTGCCGCAGGAGATCGTCGCCGACGTCTTCTTCACCCCGCGCGAATCGCTGGAAGTGCAGGCGGGCTTTTACGGCGTGCCCAAGGACGAGCGCCGGTCCGACGAACTTCTGGCCGCGCTGGGCCTGTCGGACAAGGCCAACGCCTATGTCCGCGCCCTGTCCGGCGGCATGAAGCGCCGCCTGATGGTGGCCAAGGCCCTGGTCCACAATCCGCCCATCCTGATCCTGGACGAGCCGACGGCCGGCGTGGACGTCGAACTGCGTCGCCAGCTGTGGGCCTACGTCCGCCGCATCAACGAAGAGGGGGTGACCATCGTCCTGACCACCCACTATCTCGAAGAGGCCCAGGAGCTTTGCGACACCATCGCCATCGTCAACCGGGGCGAGGTGGTGGCCTGCGAGCCGACGCCGCAACTGCTACGCCGGCTAGACAGCCGCAATGTCGTCGTGACCCCGGAAACGCCACAGGCGACGCCGCCGGTGCTGGCCGGTTTCGAGGTGACGCCTCGTCCGGGCGGTGCCTTCGCGGTCGCCTACAAGAAGGGGCAGTCGTCGGTCGAACAGGTCATCAACGCCGTGCGCGCCGCCGGCGTCACCATCGCCGACATCACCACCGAAGATCCGGACCTGGAGGACGTCTTCCTAGCCCTGACCTACGGCGATGCGTCGCGGGTCGATCCGACCAGGGACTAA
- a CDS encoding alpha/beta fold hydrolase, producing the protein MSAPYPFVERRWTSPDGLSLFARDYAPAAGTARPPVIAIHGLTRNSADFEAIAPLLAQSGRRVLAVDVRGRGLSDRAPDPMTYMPDVYARDVLALMEQAGIDRAVFIGTSMGGLITMALTAMRPKAVVAAILNDIGPEVAPEGLARIAAYSGQPVEIGSWADAAAYAKRINAVAFPHYTDADWDAFARRIFRQQPDGEIALDYDPDIAVPIRAAGAKALVPNLWPMFRRLAKKKLTLLVRGAVSDLLSADIAARMKKAAPTMAYVEVPGIGHAPMLDEAEARAAIFEFLAEVD; encoded by the coding sequence ATGAGCGCGCCCTATCCATTCGTCGAACGCCGCTGGACCTCGCCGGATGGCCTCTCTCTCTTTGCGCGGGATTATGCGCCCGCCGCCGGAACTGCGCGGCCGCCGGTGATCGCCATCCACGGCCTGACCCGAAACAGCGCCGATTTCGAAGCCATCGCACCGCTCTTGGCCCAGAGCGGGCGGCGGGTGCTGGCGGTGGATGTGCGTGGACGTGGCCTATCGGACCGTGCGCCCGACCCCATGACCTATATGCCCGACGTCTATGCGCGCGACGTTCTGGCCCTGATGGAGCAGGCCGGGATCGATAGAGCGGTCTTCATCGGCACCTCCATGGGCGGGTTGATCACCATGGCGCTGACGGCGATGCGGCCCAAGGCGGTGGTCGCGGCCATCTTGAACGACATCGGGCCGGAGGTGGCGCCGGAAGGTCTGGCGCGCATCGCCGCCTACAGCGGTCAGCCCGTCGAGATCGGCTCTTGGGCCGATGCGGCGGCCTATGCAAAGCGGATCAATGCGGTGGCGTTCCCGCACTATACGGATGCGGACTGGGACGCCTTCGCCCGGCGCATTTTCCGCCAGCAGCCGGACGGTGAGATCGCGCTGGACTACGATCCCGACATCGCCGTGCCGATCCGCGCGGCGGGGGCTAAGGCGCTGGTCCCGAACCTGTGGCCGATGTTCCGGCGGCTGGCGAAGAAGAAGCTGACGCTGCTGGTGCGGGGCGCTGTTTCGGACCTCCTGAGCGCCGACATCGCCGCGCGGATGAAGAAGGCGGCCCCGACCATGGCCTATGTCGAGGTTCCCGGCATCGGCCACGCGCCCATGCTGGACGAGGCCGAGGCCAGGGCCGCGATCTTCGAATTCCTGGCCGAGGTCGATTAG
- a CDS encoding HAD-IIIA family hydrolase, whose protein sequence is MTRWPAAFLDRDGVLIVDSGYPHRPEDLKLIPGAAAAVRRMNQAGYRTVIVTNQSGVARGLFSEETMNVFNDLLVARLAEEGAIIDAVYSAPFHPEAVEARYRHPDHPDRKPNPGMLLRAIAEHALDPTQSFIIGDQKRDLQAGERAGVAGYLFEGGDLDAFVRYVVGL, encoded by the coding sequence ATGACCCGCTGGCCCGCCGCCTTTCTGGATCGGGACGGGGTGCTGATAGTGGACAGCGGTTATCCGCATCGGCCTGAGGACCTGAAGCTGATCCCGGGCGCGGCGGCGGCGGTGCGGCGGATGAACCAGGCCGGCTATCGCACCGTGATCGTGACGAACCAGTCGGGCGTGGCGCGGGGCCTGTTCAGCGAAGAGACGATGAACGTCTTTAACGATCTGCTGGTCGCGCGACTGGCCGAAGAGGGGGCGATCATCGACGCCGTCTATTCCGCGCCCTTCCATCCCGAGGCGGTCGAGGCGCGCTATCGCCATCCCGACCACCCTGATCGTAAACCCAATCCGGGCATGTTGCTGCGGGCCATCGCCGAGCACGCTCTGGATCCGACCCAGTCCTTCATCATCGGCGATCAAAAGCGCGATCTGCAGGCCGGCGAGCGGGCCGGGGTGGCGGGCTATCTCTTCGAAGGCGGCGATCTGGACGCTTTCGTCCGCTATGTGGTCGGTCTCTAA
- a CDS encoding AGE family epimerase/isomerase yields MTTLSAARTRVSNWLFDHALPLWAEQGVDAQGRFFEQLDFDGRPVNGLRRRTRVQARQVYVFCEAAALGWAQGRAVAKAGLDQLIADRRRDDGLWVSATDDDGVVVDETPDLYDLAFVLFALAAAHRVLNDARARPLALETLAAIDRLMASSQGGWEEALPPRLPRRQNPHMHMLEAMLAWQAIAPDPAFEAAARVSLDLCKHCFLIDGAIREYFTEDWSADTATGHVIEPGHLEEWAWLLKQAGEDSELATALHRRAGAQGYRDGFAIREIGPAGETLNGGRRLWAQTEAIRTGLSFGDAGVSDLVAAVFDTHLATAVPGLWVDSYDAQGRSHDAAAPASSLYHLMTAFSELLRSDA; encoded by the coding sequence ATGACGACGCTCTCCGCCGCCCGGACCAGGGTCTCGAACTGGCTGTTCGACCATGCCCTGCCGCTGTGGGCCGAGCAGGGCGTGGATGCGCAGGGGCGCTTCTTCGAGCAGCTGGATTTCGACGGCCGGCCGGTGAACGGTCTTCGTCGTCGCACACGGGTTCAGGCGCGCCAGGTCTATGTCTTCTGCGAAGCGGCCGCCTTGGGATGGGCGCAGGGCCGTGCGGTGGCCAAGGCCGGGCTGGATCAACTGATAGCCGACCGCCGGCGTGACGACGGCCTCTGGGTCTCGGCGACCGATGACGACGGCGTGGTGGTCGATGAGACGCCCGATCTCTACGACCTGGCCTTCGTCCTGTTCGCGCTCGCGGCGGCGCACCGCGTCCTGAATGATGCGCGAGCGCGGCCTCTGGCGCTTGAGACGCTGGCCGCGATCGACCGGTTGATGGCGTCTTCGCAGGGAGGATGGGAGGAGGCCCTGCCGCCGCGCCTCCCGCGTCGGCAAAATCCCCACATGCATATGCTGGAGGCCATGCTGGCCTGGCAGGCGATCGCGCCCGATCCGGCGTTCGAGGCGGCGGCGCGGGTGTCGCTGGATCTGTGCAAACACTGCTTCCTGATCGACGGCGCGATCCGCGAATATTTCACTGAGGACTGGTCCGCCGATACAGCGACGGGTCACGTGATCGAGCCGGGCCACCTCGAAGAATGGGCCTGGCTGCTGAAACAAGCCGGGGAAGATTCAGAGCTGGCCACGGCGCTGCATCGTCGGGCGGGAGCGCAGGGTTATCGCGACGGATTCGCCATCCGCGAGATCGGCCCGGCGGGAGAGACGCTGAATGGCGGGCGGCGTCTGTGGGCCCAAACCGAGGCCATCCGCACGGGGTTGAGTTTTGGCGACGCGGGCGTTTCAGACTTGGTCGCCGCCGTGTTCGACACGCATCTGGCGACCGCTGTGCCGGGTCTATGGGTGGACAGCTACGACGCCCAAGGCCGCTCTCACGATGCGGCAGCGCCTGCGTCCAGCCTCTATCACCTGATGACCGCCTTTTCTGAATTGCTTCGGAGCGACGCATGA
- a CDS encoding DegT/DnrJ/EryC1/StrS aminotransferase family protein, with the protein MIPFIDLQAQRQRLGGKIEAAVQEAVVGGAWVMGPQVRQFEADLAAFGQAKHALGCGNGTDALILPLIAWGVRTGDAVFCPSFTFTATAEVVPWLGASPVFVDVDAHTYNMDPAKLEAAIEAVKAEGRLTPKVVIAVDLFGQPADYPAIRAICDRHGLKLISDSAQGFGCTLSGDHPLKWADVTTTSFFPAKPLGCYGDGGAVLTNDDDLAQEMDSLRVHGKVVAKDLEAGAAAFAHDPKYLAMRIGMNSRLDTIQAAILIEKLKVFGQEIEWRNRIAARYNELLASHVSAVPHVIDGGVSIWAQYTIEHEDRDGLAAHLKDHGVPTAVYYPVPMHMQPAYQRFPQGAGGLPVTERLKDQVLSLPMHADLDEATQDKVVAAVASYKG; encoded by the coding sequence ATGATCCCCTTCATCGACCTTCAGGCCCAGCGCCAGCGCCTCGGCGGCAAGATCGAGGCCGCCGTTCAGGAGGCCGTCGTCGGCGGCGCCTGGGTGATGGGGCCGCAGGTTCGCCAGTTCGAGGCAGACCTCGCCGCCTTCGGTCAGGCCAAACACGCCTTGGGCTGCGGCAACGGCACCGACGCCCTGATCCTGCCGTTGATCGCCTGGGGCGTCCGCACCGGCGACGCCGTCTTCTGCCCCAGCTTCACCTTCACGGCCACCGCCGAGGTCGTGCCGTGGCTGGGCGCCTCGCCCGTGTTCGTGGACGTCGACGCTCACACCTACAATATGGACCCGGCCAAGCTCGAGGCGGCCATCGAAGCGGTCAAGGCCGAAGGTCGCCTGACGCCCAAGGTGGTCATCGCCGTCGATCTGTTCGGTCAGCCCGCCGACTATCCCGCCATCCGCGCCATCTGCGACCGCCATGGGCTAAAGCTGATCTCGGATTCGGCGCAGGGCTTCGGCTGCACCCTGAGCGGCGACCATCCGCTGAAGTGGGCCGACGTCACCACGACCAGCTTCTTCCCGGCCAAGCCCCTGGGCTGCTATGGTGATGGCGGTGCGGTGCTGACCAACGACGACGATCTGGCGCAGGAAATGGATTCCCTGCGCGTGCACGGCAAGGTCGTCGCCAAGGACCTGGAGGCCGGCGCCGCCGCCTTCGCCCACGACCCCAAATATCTGGCCATGCGCATCGGCATGAACAGCCGGCTGGATACCATCCAGGCCGCCATCCTGATCGAGAAGCTGAAGGTCTTCGGTCAGGAGATAGAATGGCGCAACCGGATCGCCGCCCGCTACAACGAGTTGCTCGCGTCCCATGTCTCGGCCGTGCCCCACGTCATCGACGGCGGCGTCTCCATCTGGGCGCAGTACACGATCGAGCATGAGGATCGCGACGGTCTGGCCGCGCACCTGAAGGATCACGGCGTGCCCACCGCCGTCTATTATCCGGTGCCCATGCACATGCAGCCGGCCTATCAGCGCTTCCCGCAGGGCGCGGGCGGCCTGCCCGTCACCGAACGGTTGAAGGACCAAGTCCTCAGCCTGCCGATGCACGCCGATCTGGACGAGGCGACCCAGGACAAGGTCGTCGCCGCCGTCGCCAGCTACAAGGGCTAA